Below is a genomic region from Virgibacillus dokdonensis.
CGTGAATTGTTCCTTCTTCTTGTGTGGCAATAACTTTCAGCCCTTCTAATGTCCCCCGCGGGATTCACCGTTTCCTCCACTAGGAAGGTTTACATGTTTCTGCTTCATCAAGTTTTGCGTACGCAAAGCGACAATTCTTCTTAAATGATTCAGCCCTTCCTAGATATCCTAGAAATATCTAGTACTACGGCTTCGGCTGACTTCTGATAGTTCAGCGAACACTTACATGTTCGGTTACGGCGTGTGCACCGCATTTCTATCAGACCTCCCAGGGTAAGCACACATTCTTCCTCTCCATGTCCCCACTTCATTTACTTTGTATACCCTTTGGCAGTAAGGGTTTTAGTTTGTAATGCAACCTCACCCAAGTATACCTAGCCTGATGAAGTTCGTGTTCCTAAGGGCGGAGATTTGCCGCCGACTTCCTTCAGATTCTGGGTCGCCCCAGACACCCTTGTCTTAAGCTAACCACTACTACTGCCTTCGTGGCTCGGGACTTCAACCCTAAAGAATGTGTGCATGCCTGGCACACACTAAAACGCTCAGAAAATATTCTGAGCGTTTTTATCTTAATATTTAATTTTTCTTCTTCAACTAAACTGCCACTTACCTCAATGTCGCTTCTTTCGCTAATGCACCATATAGTATAATAAAAAAATATTCCAAATTACTAACCACAATTTTCCTATATCTGCTTTATTAACGTAAAAATATCGATTAAATATAACAGTATAGCTGGAACAACTAAAATCGCTAATCCTAAAATAGCTAAAAACATAAACGGGTTCCAAACCATTCTTCTATTCAATAGAAGAACAACGGTTGAACTTACAACACTTACCATAAAGGCGTATTTGATTTGTATTCCAAATTGGTACAAAATTCCGATTGGCATTGGTCCAAATTCGGGCGGCTGAATATATGATTCGGTCCAAATAGTAGAAACGATAAGAATTATCAAAGCATAACTCAATAGAAGTAAAATACTACTAATAACTTTATTAAGGCTAATGTTTTTCACCCTTTCTTTCAATTTTCATTAGATAAATTTCGTTATCGCTTATTCCACAAAACTGCCCCGTTAGCTAAATAACACCTATCTAAATACTAACATAATATTCCAATGATAAAACTCGAATTTTATAAAGCAAGGTGACCCCATAAGGATCACCTTGCTTAACTCTTGCACCCGTTCGTAATATAAGGTTAGCCAGAATTTACTGGTTGACCTTTTTTTATAAGGTTTTATTATTACGGTAGTCGGGGTAGAACGTCGCACCCGTGGGACTAGATCCCGTCAGCTAAACTGTTCACCCCCTACTTGTATAAACATGTTTCAGGCTGGTTGGGACAACTTGATCCCGTTTAACAAGCGAACCTATGACATTACAAGAAGCCTTAGGGGATACCGACAAATTTATATTCTAGGAGGAGATAGTATATGAATCCAGTAATTGGTCTGGATGTTTCTAAAGGAGAAAGTCAGATTCAAGCATTTTTAGATAAAGGCAAACCTTATCGAAAGAGCTTTAGTATTAAGCATGATATTAAAGGGTTGGGAAATTTACTAGAATTCCTTCATGAAGTTGAAAAATTGGCTAACGGCAACCAGCCTACGGTCGTGTTGGAATCAACTGGTCACTATCATTATCCAGTTACTCAATTTTTGGAAGAACAAAATTACGTTTATATTATTGTTAACCCTCTTATTTCACATCGGGCAAAAAGTTCAAGTCTGCGTAAAGTTAAAACTGATGCAATAAATGCTTATCATCTTTGTGAGCTGTTTTATAAAGAAGAGTTAGAGCCTTATAAAAAGCGAGGTGTTCAACTTTTAAATCTACGCAACCTTACTAGACAACAAGAAAGTATTGCAGAAATATCAGCCAAGACTAAGCTACAGTTACATTCCCTGTTAGATCAGGTTTTCCCTGAATATAGGGGGGTGTTTGGAAGTTTATATTCAAAGGTATCATTGCTTACTTTACTAGCATTCCCAACATCTCAGGCTGTATTAAGTGCAAGTGAGGGGGAAATAGCTGAGAAGATACGTGCACTATGTAAGAGTCGTTCTGAGCTTTGGGCACAAGAAAGGGCCAAAAAATTAAAAGAAGATGCCCTCCGCAACCCATTTCAGAACAACCTGTATCAGAGTAATATCTTTAATCTTGAGATGTTAGTTCATCTTGTACTTCAATACCAAGAGCATCTATCTAAGATTGCGACGAAATAGATGCCCTCGCTAAAGAAGTTGAAGAATATCATCTCCTCCAATCTATTCCTGGAATCGGAGAAAAAATCGCTGCAACGATTATTTCCGAGATTGGAGAGATTAACCGATTTGATAGTGCCAAAAAGCTCGTTGCATTCGCTGGTGTGGATCCGAGTGTTTACTCTTCTGGTAAGTTTACAGCATCAGTAAATCGAATCACTAAACGAGGCTCGAATAGACTACGGCACGCTTTATATATGGCTGTTCAAAGTGGCATTCGTGATTCTCGTAAAAAGAAAACAACCGATGAAATCATAGCACGCAATAAGAGACTAAGAGAGTTTTATGATAAGAAACGTGAAGAAGGTAAACCCTTTAGAGTTGCCGTTATTGCATGCGTTAATAAGCTCTTACATTGGATTTACGCCTTACTAAAAAACAGAACCACATTCCAAGATATAGCATAATACCTATATCTAACTAAATATAACAAAACCTTCCAGTCACTAAGTAGTGGAGGGTTATTTGGCATACGTAATTTTAGTATATCATGAGAGAATTAATTTTTTTAGAGAAAAATATTGACAACTATTAGCTGGTTTAGCACAAATATAAGTGAGTTATCCTTCTCTCAACCCTAAATACCTTATTTCCTTATCATCCACTTTTACTATATAAATGTCGCTATTTTCGACAGGTTCGTATATTTTAGTTCCAACTGTCAGTTTGGTAGCTGTATAATCCTCAAATGCGTCACTATCGTTGGTTTGTTTTTTAATCTCACCAACTTCTTCGCCCAATGTTAATTCCTCTTCATTAACCCATTCAATATCTTCGGCATTAGTATATACAATGCCATTCAAGACAAATATATCTGCATCCTTATTCTCTAATAAAATTTGTTCAGCAGTAGGGTTGCCAATATCGTTTCCCGATTTTTTGGGTGTTGTTTGGTTATTGCAAGCTACCAATACCATTGATAATAATAAAATTAACAATACCTTTCTTTTAAACATCCCAAATCACCCCTTTACAAAATTAGACGGTTGACAAAAGATTTTAGTTTCATCTTATTCAACTCTACTGCCCTTTACATCAATATTGCTTCTTTCGCTAATGCCCCCGTTTGTTTAAGTACATCTTTTCACAAAGTCTCAAAGGGCAAAAAAGTTGCCCATAGAGTAGCAGCTTTAGCATTTTACTGAATTGGCATTTGGCGTTTCAAAAACCATTCAAACCATCTACCGTGTCCATCGGTTTCAGCTATAGTGCTTTTACTTTCAATACCATCCAAATAATAATCAAGGTGTAAATACCTATCTTGAATGTTATTGTAAATATGGAATACGTCTCTATTTTTACCAATAGCTTCAACAATTTGTAAGAGTTGTTTTTTCATTTCTAAAGGGACTTGGTTAGCAACGTGAGTATGGAAAATACAAATCACACTGTCCTCTGGAATGTTATCAACAAATTTAGATAATAAACTTATTCCATCACCATCAAATAAACTCACTGGAACTTCCTGAATATATTTTGCAGCTTCTTCAAACATAAACAACCTCTCTTTATGTTCGGTCCATATTAAGGATTTAAGCCACAATTTCTCATCCTCATCATTGAGATCAATTGTATTTAAATCTAGACCAACCCTTGTCGATACTGGTGGTGGTGTCGAATGGAGAATTGGAGTATTTTTCCCTTTTATTTCTGCTGTAATATTAAGATTGGAATCAATATTACCATAAATGTCATTTTGTCCGTATGAATATGAATATTTATCCCAAAGAAGCTGTACCCCTGCACTTGTTCCAATTTCAATAAGTGCTAATGGTTTCTTCGCTTTCTCGTAAATAGTACAAAAAGCAGGATAAAGGTATGCACATCTTCGTACTTCATTCGTTTGGACAAGTCTAGTTTTGAGAATTGACTCAATTTCACTCCGATATTTACAACAAAAATCCTTAAAGAATTCAAACGAGTACCTATATGCCTTTGGATTACTTACTACGCTCGGGTAAAACTCTTTTAATGGGTGTTCCTTACCTTTTAGTAAAAGATAATGCACTGCACCAAATAAAAGGTTTGGGATAGGTTGCCCCTCGCCTGCGTTCTTGCAAATTGTAAGAAGTTCATCATCCTTAGAAATTTTTATGGACAAATATTCATATAACATACTCGAACCCTTACATTCCTTTTCAGCAAAAGTCAAAAAAGTTTTAGATAAAGCTTCGTTATAAACCAAAGAGCCTTCCCCCTTAAAAACAATATCCTCTTTATATTCGATAACCATAATAACTTCTATCTCAATAGTAACATAATATTCCAAATATATTATTGGAATTTTACCATAAGAAAAAGGCGACCTTTATAGATCACCTTCTTTATCTAACGCACCCGTTAATTTAAGTGCATAAATTCACAAAGTCTCAAGTAAATAAAAGTAGTTTTACTTTAATTTTTGATTGTTAAGTAATGAATCGCAAAATGGTTTACACAAACCTTGCTCTGACATACGTTCTAAAAGTTCTTTAGTAGAAATTTTATTCGAAGTATTTCTTTGGATAGCTGAATCTAATAATTCATATTCAAAATAGCTTATGAGTATTGCGGACAGATTGAGCCAGCAGTGCGGAGTTTTAAGCCACTGTATGCGGATGTTTGAGCCAGTAATTGCGGAAGGGAGATCCACAGTAAATGCTTTGCCATAAATAGCGCCGCCCCCATTGACTTAACTTTTGTCTGTGTTAAGGAACAATCGCAGGTCTGTCATAAATATTACCAAAGAGGCACACCTGCTCAAGTATGATAACACAGACAATCCCCCTGTAGCTTTAAAATAAAGATTGATATAAAAACATCTTCCTTTCCCTATACAACAAAAAACAGAAAACCGTAACTTTAATCAATATTGATTAAAAATTACGGTTTTCTGTTTGAATGAATATTATTTGTTACAATAAAGTTTGATCGTTTCTTTGTTAAGCTAAAGTTAGCAATAGGTAAGCGTTTGATGCTATCTCCAGCTTTTCCCCTGCTCCGCACCGAACGTGCTAGTTTCCCAGCATTCGGCGGTCCATCTACCGTTATGTACTAGATTATAAGTTCTTCGTTACTTTTAGACGTGAGATTATTCTACCTTTTAAAGCCCGCATTCCATTCGGTATTGATTTAGTTTTTTTATCGTTGAGTGATTAAAACCGAATTTTTGTATTTCTGATGCAATCTTCTCTTTATCCTTACGATGTACAAGCCGATGTATGTCTTTATGAAGAATGCGAAGATTGTTGAACTTATCAGTTCCTCCGAGATTTTTGGGTATATAATGATGGCAGTGAACTTCATAAGCAGTTAAGTCCCAACCTGTGATTTCACATTTTCCCATTTTCATACTGAAACGACTAATGCGATTATCCATGTATTCAACCGTTCTATTAGGAAGGGTTGCCTTCATTAGTTCGCTAATTTCTGACTTAATATTAGGCTTTAGTTTATCGTAGATTTTCTTTCTGCCTTCTTCTGTAAAAAGAGATAATGTTGGACTAAAGTTCATTGCATTTACTGTTTTGACGTTTCCTATAGGAAACAAATAGACAGTAGCAATCTTAAACGTTTTAAATCCTGTGCTGTAAAACTTTTTATAAGTCGAATTAGGATTGATTGGATGCCCATATTTCCCAACAGAACGAAGGCGGTTGTACAGAAAGGCTTTTATCTCGTAGGCAAGACGTGAGAATTCTGGATTAACGTGTGTAGCTCGGTTAAAGTAATTATGAATACCTAAAACAAAACTGTTATAGCGTAAGGCATTTTGAATTGTAGGAGAGTTTTTCATTTTTCGTATGTGCATTTTAGCTTGTTCTTTGAGTTTCTCCCGTTTTTTGTGTTTAATGCCTGTGTGGCAACTCTTTTCTTCCCTTTAATATCTGCCCTAATCGTGAACCCTAAGAATTCGGATTCTCGTTTTCGTAAGTTTACGATTTGCGATTTCTCTGGTGAAATATCTAGTTTTAGTCGTTCTTTTAAGTACAATCTTACCGCATGGTACCACTTTCGAGCCGTTTTTCCATCTCGACAGAGAATTTTAAAATCGTCCGCATAGCGGACGAGGTACCCCTCTTTGAGATTTGTACGCTTCTTAGCGTATAGCTCACCCTCTCTTGTTTTATAATTTTTTGTGAGAGGGAAGAATTCCCATTGTTCGGAAACCCAGTGGTCCAAGTCATTGAGTACAACATTTGATAATATTGTCGATAACAAGCCACCCTGCGGTACGCCCTTGGATGGTACGCCCTTGGATGGTACGCCTTCTTTATCAATTTCAGCTTTTAGCATTTTAGCAATGCAAGCTAAAACCTTTCTATCACGGATACCTAAGTTCCATAATTGTTTAAGAAGGAGGGTATGGTTGACATTGTCGAAAAATCCCTTGATATCAATATCAACAACATAATGCAGTTGCGATTTATTGATTAAGAATTGAATTCTTGCCATAGCATGATGAGTAGACCGTAACGGTCTAAAACCGTAGCTATGTTTATAAAAATAAGTTTCAACGATTGGATCAAGAACTTGTTTAAAACATTGTTGAATGATGCGGTCAAGAATACATGGAATGTCAAGTGGTCTAAATTTACCGTTTTCCTTTTCAATCCATTTTCTTTTGACCTTCTTAGGGTGATAGTTTTCTAGTTTTGTTTGGATTGTTTTCACTAATTCATTTTCCGATAACTTTTTAATATCTTTGATGGTTTTCCCATCTGTACCAGGTGTTCTCGAACCTTTATTGGATTTCATTGTTCGATAGGCTAATAAAATATTTTCCCTTGATGTGATGATTTCATATAAACAATCGAAGGATTCTTTATTATTGGCTCTTTCGTGTAAATCCGTAAAGGCTTCTGTCATATTGTAGTAATCCCAATATCTCAAAGTGGACACTGCGGCATCCCTCCTTATGAGTGATGTCCCCACATTCTTACCCGATCGGTGTCATTCACGTGAAGAAAATAATCGTTCTATCTCGCTAGACTTGGGGCTGTTCCTCCACTCCCATTACAGGAGATTCATCAGTTGTAACCCTACCTTCGCAAGAATAAATGCATTTCAGTTTTTAACCTTATAGCAAACGTTTCGGATGACAGTCCTCACTTCAACGTTCCTTGCTTCCCAAGTCCCTTACAATGTAGCTATCCATTCTAGACGTAGGTGCTTCCTCTAAGCCTGCGAGCTTGATACCGCCATTGTTCGGTATAGCGTTTTTCAGAGGGTGCAGTTTTACTCAACACCACTCGCCCCAACGTTAGTTGGGACATAGCTTTACACTATGTTCTTAACTTTAGACCCTTAAATTCGGAAGTTCGTCGGTTCCTTTAGGATGAAACATTCTCACCGTATCTAGTTTTTCAGCCATCCGGCATATCAGTTAGCATACCTTTTCCATTGGAATGGCTATAGCCTTCCTTCTGCCGACTCTACCTGTGCTTCGAACCCTATGAACTGTCACTCATAACGCACGCAGGAATCTTAATGAGGTCGTTTCAGAAAAAACATGGCTCCATCATTCCGACCTTCCATTGTAAAGTTGGAATTCAAATAAATGAATTCCCTGCATTTTCACGCTACAGAACGCTTATAGCAGAACTTGTCGCGCGCACCCATTAATCGAACTAGAATTTTTTATTAAAATATTTCCCTATAATACACAATCATTAAATTTGACAAAATAATTTATTTGTGCTATAATTTACGGTTATCGTTTAATTGTGTATAATAAGATTCTCCTGGCCAGGAGAATCTTATTCTTTTATATATGGGAGGAAAAGGGTATGAAAAAAAATGAATCCAGTTTAACTTCCTTAGTATCGGCTTTCGGTCGTGCATATCATAATAAATATGACACACCCAAAATTTTTGATGATTTTTTGGCAAACAATTTAATTTCCGAAGGAGAGTTTTCAGCTATCAGCAGTAATATGATTAACGGTATACAGTTTTTCAACAGAGATATTGGGCAAAAATTTAAAGATGATTCAGAGGAAATTTTAAAATGGATTACACAGG
It encodes:
- the ltrA gene encoding group II intron reverse transcriptase/maturase, whose product is MSTLRYWDYYNMTEAFTDLHERANNKESFDCLYEIITSRENILLAYRTMKSNKGSRTPGTDGKTIKDIKKLSENELVKTIQTKLENYHPKKVKRKWIEKENGKFRPLDIPCILDRIIQQCFKQVLDPIVETYFYKHSYGFRPLRSTHHAMARIQFLINKSQLHYVVDIDIKGFFDNVNHTLLLKQLWNLGIRDRKVLACIAKMLKAEIDKEGVPSKGVPSKGVPQGGLLSTILSNVVLNDLDHWVSEQWEFFPLTKNYKTREGELYAKKRTNLKEGYLVRYADDFKILCRDGKTARKWYHAVRLYLKERLKLDISPEKSQIVNLRKRESEFLGFTIRADIKGKKRVATQALNTKNGRNSKNKLKCTYEK
- a CDS encoding DUF2332 domain-containing protein — encoded protein: MVYNEALSKTFLTFAEKECKGSSMLYEYLSIKISKDDELLTICKNAGEGQPIPNLLFGAVHYLLLKGKEHPLKEFYPSVVSNPKAYRYSFEFFKDFCCKYRSEIESILKTRLVQTNEVRRCAYLYPAFCTIYEKAKKPLALIEIGTSAGVQLLWDKYSYSYGQNDIYGNIDSNLNITAEIKGKNTPILHSTPPPVSTRVGLDLNTIDLNDEDEKLWLKSLIWTEHKERLFMFEEAAKYIQEVPVSLFDGDGISLLSKFVDNIPEDSVICIFHTHVANQVPLEMKKQLLQIVEAIGKNRDVFHIYNNIQDRYLHLDYYLDGIESKSTIAETDGHGRWFEWFLKRQMPIQ
- a CDS encoding HNH endonuclease, whose product is MKNSPTIQNALRYNSFVLGIHNYFNRATHVNPEFSRLAYEIKAFLYNRLRSVGKYGHPINPNSTYKKFYSTGFKTFKIATVYLFPIGNVKTVNAMNFSPTLSLFTEEGRKKIYDKLKPNIKSEISELMKATLPNRTVEYMDNRISRFSMKMGKCEITGWDLTAYEVHCHHYIPKNLGGTDKFNNLRILHKDIHRLVHRKDKEKIASEIQKFGFNHSTIKKLNQYRMECGL